TTTCCAAATTCCCAAGTAAAGCTGCGCCGAACACAATAAAGACAAGTATGTAGAGTGTGATACCGATAGCAGCCCAGATCAAATTTGCCTTGGCAAAGTTGGCCTTGGACGGGCTCGCACCGCCGCCGAACGCCCATACGAACAGCATAATCAAATTCACGAGCGGAATCATAAGAATTAACATCGTAATCATCCAATCCTTCACACTGATTGTACTGGATTGGTTCCCACCGTACGACACTTGCTGACCTGTCTGTGTCTGCGCTTCCACGTTTCCATCATCCTCCTAGAAATAGAGTACTTCGCCAATGGGTTCGACACCATTCTGACAAATCCTCCATAGATCTAGGTAATTTTATGGAAATTTAACTATTTACAAGTCGAAACGGCTGATTAGTGCCAAGGTTAGCTCTGACCAGCTTACTCCGCTCTATACTTCGGCAGCGTATCAAAAAACCAGTCGCAAAACTTCTTCGTTATCCAAAACGTAATAAATAGCGAGCCGTACGTGTAAAACCAGTGCCACGTTATGTATTCGACAAGATCCGTGTATTCTTCAATGAGCACTTCAATAATCGTGAACAAGCTGCAATACAGCACGTAATACCCGCACTGGCGAGCACGGCTCGTGTGACGCGGATATCGCGCATTGAACACGGCGCACAATACCGGATAAGCCAAAAATTCATAGGTAAAGCTTGCCCGATTCACATCCGCCAGCTCTCGCACCGGATATTGCAGCATACCGTTCTCGACGGCGAGATATCCCAGCACAAAGGTCATCACTTGCTTGAACAAAAAAGCGGTCGCACCAACTCGCCTCATCTCCTTCGGTATCGTAAACAAGAGCAAAAACGAGCTGATCCATACAGCCACGAGTATGATATATTCCTTGCTCATGATGTTGACTCACCGCCTGCCGCCATGGAGTAAGGCTTGAAGAACAGATCGGTCAGCATGCACGTGCCGAATATAAAGCTGCCAAATACGATTGGGCTCCATAGCCAGTGATACGCCTTCAACGAGATGAGCTCCGTCCAACGAGCCAGCCCATATTGCAGCAGCACCAGCGCAGTCGTCCAGACAAGCACGCATAGGATGCTCTTGACTACAGAGCCTCGAGGGGCGAAGCGGTGCGCAATAGCAGCGAACATCGGATAGACCATGTACGCCATCGAGAAGCCCATGTTGGTCGCATTGGGAAATTCTCTTACAGGATAGGCAATGAGTCTTAGCTGTAACAATCCGAACTCCATCAGCCATATGATCGCTTGTCCAATCATAAAAGAGATGACGAAGGCATGAAGATGCTTTTTGCGGACAATAACAAGTACAGCAATTACTGCAATACCCCACAGCGCAAGCAGTACCGCTCTCTCCACGCTCATCCTGTTCTCCATCCCCTCTTTAAGCATCATGTACTATGACTATTATGGATACCTCCCTGTCTATTCATGCAAGCATCGGCATAGGATGTCAATCGGCAGCCGTCTTGGCTACAATGATGTGGCTGATCGGCTGGCGCAGCTTCTCCAGCGTAGCGGCAGGCACGTCACTGTCCGTCACGAGTGTGTCGATGCGTCTGAGGTCAAGACCGAAGAACAGCGCATTGCGATTCATCTTGCTGAAGTCTGCCATTAAGATAAGATCCTTGCTAATATCGGCCAGCATCTGTGCAACATGGAGCGGATCGACCTTGGAGAAGAAGCAGCCCTGCGACGTAATACCCATACACGAGAACATCGCCTTATCGAATCGGTACTGACGCAGCTCCTGATACAGCTTATGACCGGACGTCATCCCGTCCTCACCGACCTCGCCTCCGATCAAGAACACCTGAGCCTTGCCCTTCTTCTGCACAATATTGAGCGCAGCGAACGTCGAATTCGTCACAATCGTCGCCTCCAGCGACACGGGAATGTGACGCGATACAGCAAGTCCAGTCGTGTTGCCGTCGATGAAGACGCTGTCGCCGTTCTCGATGAGCTTCACAGCCTCCTGCGCGATCGCTTCCTTCTGCTTATAATTCAGGTTCACCCGCTCGAGGTACGGCATATCCCACGTCTTCTGCTCCTTCTTCACGGCGCCGCCGTACGTGCGGCGAACGATCCCCTTCTCATCGAGAATGCGCAGGTCGCGGCGAATCGTCTCGACAGACACTCCATATTTCTCGACGAGCTGATCGACATCGACGCTGCCTTGATGCTTGACGAGCTGAATAATATCATTTCTGCGGCGAATCGAATTCATGCTTGCTTCCCCCTTGGAACGAGCAGAAGAGAGAGGGATATCCCTCTCTCTGCAAGTCTGCAATTGTGCGGACCGAGCCGCTTATGCTGTTATTGGAACTCCTTGAGCGCCTTCGTCGCGTCAGCCTGAGCCTTCTTCATGGCGTCAGCCACCGGCATTTTACCGGAAATGATCGCCTCAAGGCCTGCGCTCACCGCATCCTCAATCGGGCGGCGGGCAGCTGTCGATACGTCGATCTGCGCATGCGGGAACACCTCAAGGAACGCCTGCTTCTTCTGCGGGTTATCCGCATAGTTCTTCTTCAGCAGCTCGGTGTCCTGAGAAGAGATCGTCGCCGGGAAGTAGCCAGTCTTCGCCGCGTAGATCGACTGCGCCTTCGGCTGGCCGAAATATTTCATGAACACCCAAGCGGCCAGCTCCTTCTCCGGTGTGCTCTTGAAGATGACCTGGTTGCCGCCGTACAGCTCCGTTATCGGCTTGCTGCCTTCCTTGCCCTGCGGAATAATCGTCATGCCCCACTTGAATTTATCCTTAATGAGGTCGAGCTTAGTGCTAGTGCGGGCCGTTGTGCCGATCTCCATCGCGGCGCGTCCGTTCGTGAACTCCTGCTCGGTATTCTCGGCAAGCAGGATCGCCTTCTTATCGACCAGATTCTTGATGATCGTCGCCAGCTGTACCGCTTCTGGATTGTCGAAGTTGACCTTGCTGAGATCTTTGGCGATCGGGTCGACACCGTACGTGCGCAGCCATGTACGGAACGTGCCGCCGTTTTTGCCATTCGTCATGACGAGCGCCGGGACGCCTGTCTTCTCTGTAATCGCGAGCGCCTGCTTCTCGAATTCCGCCCACGTCTTCGCCGGCTTGTCGAAGCCTGCCTGCTTCAGCAGATCCATGTTATAGTACATGCCCATCGAGCTGTTGCCGTGAATCCAGCTCATCGTCTTGCCTTCATATTGAGAGATGCGCTGACGGTCGAGCACGCCAGGCATAATATCCTTCAGCTCTTCCTCCTTCAAGCCATACTTCGGATCGTTGATGAAGCTGTCCAGCGCGACGATTTTGTTCGCCTTCATATATTCGAGCGTGTCGCTCTCGTACGCCATCGCTACAGCCGGCAGGCCGCCGCCTTGCAGCGCGGCGCGAATTTTTTTATTCAGATCGTCATAAGTGCCCTGAAATACTTCCTTGACGACGATTTTACCTTCATATTCCTTGTTGAACTCAGTTACGATGTCCTTGATCGCTTCGCCGTAGATCGTCGCTTGAATGTGCCAGTAGTCGATCGTCACCGGACCGTTCTTGCCCAGCTCCAGCTCGATCGGCTTCGCCTCGCTCTTGCCTGCTGTGCCAGGAGCTGCAGAAGGCTCGCTACCTCCTGTTGTACCTCCGCATGCGGCTAGCAGCGCCATGCTGGACGCGACGACAAGTGCTGTTGTGCTCTTCAACCATGTTTTGTTCACTTTGATTTCTCTCCCTTAATCGATCGATTTGGCAAAGCTTATGCATGTGGCATGGTGGCTGGCATCAGTCTTGAATGAAGCTTGAACTTGAATGATCTAGGTCAAAGAGGCCTTAGCCTCGATGATTCGCTCCAAGTGGATCGTCTCTCCGTACACAGGGAAAATGCGCGGCACCTCACCCGTCGGAAGGAGCGTCGGATGCATGCTGTGCAGCGGAATAACCGCCTGCGGCCGAATCGCCTGCACCAGCTCACTGATCTCGTCCGTCGCGGCGTGTCCGCCGGTGGCGAGGTAATGATACTGGACGGAGTATTCCGTCAGCCAGCGGTGCAGCGTGTCATCGCTCGGCGTAAGCGGATTGCCGTCCGCATGCACATAATGCGATCGGCTCGAACGGTCGCCGTACGTCTCCAGCTCTGCCATGAGCGGGAGCTGGCGATACGTCAGGAACACCGAGTAGTCGGACTTGCTCTTCACGAGCTGCTCCATCGTCACCTCTGCGTAAGGGAGCTGCCCGATGACGCTCGGGTCGAGCTCGCGTCCTGCAGGTGTACGCACCAGTCGGATCGTATCGCTCTCCTCCAGAGCCGGATGTCCGTTCAGCGCCCGGATGCCTTCCGCCGTAGCGGTTCTCCAGAACACTGCGGTGCTCTCATCCATGACGAGCTTGCGGCCCGCCGACTTCGCCGCCATGATGATGTCTGCGACGCGCTCGACATTGCGGGACAAAATGTTGACGTAGACGAGCCCCTTCGCCTCCTGCAGTACAGCCTCGTACTGCTTCGCCACGTCCAGCTCCAGCCGATCGATCGGCTTGCGGAACAGCGTGTCCGGACGGAGC
Above is a genomic segment from Paenibacillus sp. YYML68 containing:
- a CDS encoding CBO0543 family protein, with the translated sequence MSKEYIILVAVWISSFLLLFTIPKEMRRVGATAFLFKQVMTFVLGYLAVENGMLQYPVRELADVNRASFTYEFLAYPVLCAVFNARYPRHTSRARQCGYYVLYCSLFTIIEVLIEEYTDLVEYITWHWFYTYGSLFITFWITKKFCDWFFDTLPKYRAE
- a CDS encoding CBO0543 family protein; amino-acid sequence: MSVERAVLLALWGIAVIAVLVIVRKKHLHAFVISFMIGQAIIWLMEFGLLQLRLIAYPVREFPNATNMGFSMAYMVYPMFAAIAHRFAPRGSVVKSILCVLVWTTALVLLQYGLARWTELISLKAYHWLWSPIVFGSFIFGTCMLTDLFFKPYSMAAGGESTS
- a CDS encoding DeoR/GlpR family DNA-binding transcription regulator codes for the protein MNSIRRRNDIIQLVKHQGSVDVDQLVEKYGVSVETIRRDLRILDEKGIVRRTYGGAVKKEQKTWDMPYLERVNLNYKQKEAIAQEAVKLIENGDSVFIDGNTTGLAVSRHIPVSLEATIVTNSTFAALNIVQKKGKAQVFLIGGEVGEDGMTSGHKLYQELRQYRFDKAMFSCMGITSQGCFFSKVDPLHVAQMLADISKDLILMADFSKMNRNALFFGLDLRRIDTLVTDSDVPAATLEKLRQPISHIIVAKTAAD
- a CDS encoding ABC transporter substrate-binding protein, producing the protein MNKTWLKSTTALVVASSMALLAACGGTTGGSEPSAAPGTAGKSEAKPIELELGKNGPVTIDYWHIQATIYGEAIKDIVTEFNKEYEGKIVVKEVFQGTYDDLNKKIRAALQGGGLPAVAMAYESDTLEYMKANKIVALDSFINDPKYGLKEEELKDIMPGVLDRQRISQYEGKTMSWIHGNSSMGMYYNMDLLKQAGFDKPAKTWAEFEKQALAITEKTGVPALVMTNGKNGGTFRTWLRTYGVDPIAKDLSKVNFDNPEAVQLATIIKNLVDKKAILLAENTEQEFTNGRAAMEIGTTARTSTKLDLIKDKFKWGMTIIPQGKEGSKPITELYGGNQVIFKSTPEKELAAWVFMKYFGQPKAQSIYAAKTGYFPATISSQDTELLKKNYADNPQKKQAFLEVFPHAQIDVSTAARRPIEDAVSAGLEAIISGKMPVADAMKKAQADATKALKEFQ
- a CDS encoding MBL fold metallo-hydrolase; translated protein: MVFKHSEQESMTFYGGLNTIGGVHILYGKQDTGLIFDLGLALRGMFNESVRADRKEGIRSYLLTRCAPPVPGLYDPELTGPLADSTLAAVWGRTELPSFAKLNVFISHIHQDHMALLPYVRKDVPVYMHEDAYAVYQAVIASGEYEGTQATITKLRDLEEVDFGPYRLQLIEVDHDTPGSSGFILRTGEHTIAFTGDWRRHGRHSARLDRFIDLCRKAEVDLVITEGTRLRPDTLFRKPIDRLELDVAKQYEAVLQEAKGLVYVNILSRNVERVADIIMAAKSAGRKLVMDESTAVFWRTATAEGIRALNGHPALEESDTIRLVRTPAGRELDPSVIGQLPYAEVTMEQLVKSKSDYSVFLTYRQLPLMAELETYGDRSSRSHYVHADGNPLTPSDDTLHRWLTEYSVQYHYLATGGHAATDEISELVQAIRPQAVIPLHSMHPTLLPTGEVPRIFPVYGETIHLERIIEAKASLT